In the genome of Mytilus edulis chromosome 3, xbMytEdul2.2, whole genome shotgun sequence, one region contains:
- the LOC139516329 gene encoding interferon-induced protein 44-like: MTIQFKKKEQNQLTKWIGGRKKYTLLYKASRDGCTSTAFHNTCNNKGPTVTVLYNADNFMYGGYTAVNWKSVGNYQNDGSAFLFRFYQNGNWKPVRMSVMNAQNAIYDNASYGPTFGGHDLQTFSNTVNFDGTNFSLNGGASFGVSYTMNGENYNSIANGHLKVKDIEVYLVEDLGGGTPLDEPWRKTAKWNPKLLNELKEKVEKYKPLKDLKVPQARILLVGQVGAGKSSFFNTINSIFRGYITSQACSGNAEHSLTTMYRMYQIRNGQSGTPMNFRLHDTRGLEADQGIDSHEMNYLLDGNLPDRHQFNPSVPISGDTPGFVVSPSLSDKIHCVIFVLDGSIVDVIPEKVIERMKNLQLRMNQRGIPQVVLLTKIDKVCEATAEDISQVFYSPVIQETVDRVSQIMGLPRSHILPIKNYESEMELNENVNILALLTLQQVLHFADDYMYNYLDQIEEGKVKQLHIRE; this comes from the exons ATGACTATCCAATTCAAAAAGAAAGAACAAAATCAACTCACAAAATGGATTGGAGGGAGGAAGAAATACACACTTTTGTATAAGGCTTCCCGAGATGGATGTACTTCCACAGCTTTCCATAATACATGTAACAATAAAGGTCCAACAGTTACAGTTTTGTATAACGCAGACAATTTTATGTATGGTGGGTATACTGCAGTCAATTGGAAAAGTGTTGGCAACTATCAGAATGATGGTTCAGCTTTCCTCTTTAGATTTTATCAGAATGGTAACTGGAAACCAGTGCGCATGTCTGTTATGAATGCACAAAATGCCATATACGATAACGCTTCTTATGGACCTACCTTTGGTGGGCATGATTTACAAACATTTTCGAATACAGTAAACTTCGATGGAACAAACTTTTCTCTGAATGGAGGTGCCAGCTTTGGAGTATCGTACACTATGAATGGAGAAAACTACAACTCTATTGCTAATGGTCATCTTAAAGTAAAAGACATTGAAGTTTATTTGGTAGAAG ATCTAGGTGGAGGGACACCACTGGACGAACCATGGCGAAAGACTGCAAAATGGAATCCCAAG ttgcTAAACGAATTGAAAGAAAAGGTAGAAAAATACAAGCCATTGAAGGATTTAAAAGTTCCTCAGGCACGTATTCTATTGGTTGGTCAAGTGGGAGCGGGAAAATCTAGTTTCTTTAACACCATTAACTCGATCTTTCGAGGTTACATAACCAGCCAGGCCTGCAGCGGCAATGCAGAACACAGCTTAACAACCATG TACCGAATGTATCAAATCAGAAATGGGCAATCAGGGACACCAATGAATTTTAGACTTCATGACACCAGAGGACTTGAAGCTGACCAAGGGATTGATTCTCATGAAATGAATTACCTTCTTGATGGAAATTTACCTGATAGACACCAG TTTAATCCTTCAGTACCAATATCAGGAGATACACCAGGATTTGTTGTTAGTCCTAGTCTTAGTGACAAAATCCACTGTGTCATATTTGTACTGGACGGAAGCATTGTTGATGTTATTCCAGAGAAGGTTATTGAGAGGATGAAAAACCTACAGCTGCGTATGAATCAAAGAG gaaTTCCCCAAGTAGTTTTGCTTACCAAGATAGACAAAGTGTGTGAGGCTACAGCTGAGGATATATCCCAAGTATTCTACAGTCCTGTCATTCAGGAAACTGTAGATAGAGTATCACAGATAATGGGGCTTCCAAGGTCACACATTTTACCAATCAAGAATTATGAATCAGAGATGGAACTGAATGAAAATGTGAATATTTTAGCTCTACTGACCCTACAACAGGTGTTACATTTCGCTGATGACTACATGTATAACTATCTCGACCAAATTGAGGAAGGGAAAGTGAAACAGCTTCATATAAGGGAATAA
- the LOC139515221 gene encoding uncharacterized protein, translating into MKRSKAGRFYQSGKKLQIELRRAIVDQYGEGKNVYTIANETNLDTRTVKKTLEEYMSTGDLDYSGKAHGSKTRIANETVILAIEYYLHLKPSMYLQEIQKRLLSDGICLQNNVPSVSYIHKIIKDRLGYTRKKLTVKAKEGLTDQVQVKFDHFLDSIEDINPLKIHCFDESSVIMTTGNRHYGYSELGQRAFEIQKYASNATFTVNLLQSPLGVDYFNIIDGPSNGLQLVNFFVEALNETDIYGNSKLSPGDVIVLDNCGFHHGQLAETHLRNLLQQYGITLAFLPPYHPELNTCEHSFSKMKYYLRRHETYTTMYPELAICDAINEISRNECFGFVKHCGYIL; encoded by the coding sequence ATGAAGAGGTCAAAGGCTGGACGTTTTTACCAATCTGGAAAAAAACTACAAATTGAATTAAGACGTGCAATTGTAGATCAATATGGAGAAGGGAAAAATGTTTATACTATTGCTAATGAAACTAACTTAGATACAAGAACAGTTAAGAAAACGTTAGAAGAATACATGTCGACAGGTGACTTAGACTATTCAGGAAAAGCTCACGGTTCAAAAACGCGTATCGCAAATGAAACAGTAATACTTGCTATAGAATATTATTTACACCTAAAACCATCAATGTATCTACAGGAAATTCAAAAAAGGTTATTATCTGATGGGATCTGTCTCCAAAATAATGTTCCAAGTGTTTCGTACATTCACAAGATTATAAAAGATAGATTAGGATATACACGGAAAAAGCTTACTGTGAAAGCCAAAGAAGGATTGACAGACCAAGTTCAAGtaaaatttgaccattttttggaTAGTATTGAGGACATTAATCCATTAAAAATTCATTGCTTTGACGAATCGTCCGTCATTATGACAACAGGTAACAGACATTACGGTTACTCGGAATTAGGCCAAAGAGCTTTCGAAATTCAAAAGTATGCTTCAAATGCAACCTTTACTGTAAATCTTCTCCAAAGTCCATTAGGTGTAGATTACTTTAATATTATAGATGGACCTTCAAATGGATTACAACTAGTTAACTTTTTTGTCGAAGCCTTAAATGAAACGGATATCTATGGGAATAGTAAACTTAGTCCGGGAGATGTAATTGTACTGGACAATTGTGGTTTCCATCATGGTCAATTAGCAGAAACACATTTACGAAACTTGCTACAACAATATGGAATAACACTGGCATTCCTCCCACCTTATCACCCTGAACTTAACACATGTGAACAcagtttttcaaaaatgaaatattatctCAGACGACATGAAACTTATACTACGATGTATCCTGAACTAGCAATTTGTGACGCTATAAATGAAATATCAAGAAACGAATGTTTTGGATTTGTCAAGCATTGTGGATATATACTTTGA
- the LOC139516315 gene encoding E3 ubiquitin-protein ligase TRIM39-like, producing the protein MASSIPCGPCNHDSVNKNAEKWCTDCNEGFCNGCEKAHKSMKMSRDHNLILIEDYRVIENMNIVSECQDHGSKLEMYCKIHEMAICITCFPAKHKDCSDAIIPLTEASRDAKTSTSFTDLEHTINDTLENIEICLQDREAAEERIEKQEMAIKKIISNTRENITKHLDNLERKLFNELSTTYSSCKSKYGTLKNQLNRLEKEIKRLKGQTTNLKRFAPDLHVFLSTQQMTKEVHEEVNVIKEAIRSVRNYDIEIEIHQGITSLLKDVDCFARIKVDESTISCPFKETKIDQAQIQVQTRKSVHDTRLQLKKKFTIKQTGNKMYISGCIILANGNFLIADYEGLNKLLEYNEDGNFIRDIQLSAKPYNLTTIETDQIAVSYSTLSYIEVIDIKQMIVLKKVKFKNSCLGISYSEGKIFVVVNNEGIVVLDIEGTMLNTVKCTPGVYNITTCKTRIYYTQLKPSTIYCCSRTGEEIWNFNDNSFGFSGISTDRDQNVFVVGNKINNLMVLQDDGKESKILLSRSEGLEKPSRLCYNKEKNTLLVCNSINGNVFLYSVI; encoded by the coding sequence ATGGCTTCGTCAATTCCATGTGGACCCTGTAATCATGATAGCGTAAACAAGAATGCAGAGAAATGGTGCACCGATTGCAACGAAGGGTTTTGTAATGGATGCGAAAAGGCAcataaatcaatgaaaatgtcGAGGGACCATAATTTGATCCTCATTGAAGACTACCGCGTaattgaaaatatgaatattGTCTCAGAATGCCAGGATCACGGGTCAAAACTTGAGATGTATTGCAAAATACATGAAATGGCTATTTGTATTACATGCTTTCCCGCAAAGCATAAGGATTGTTCCGATGCCATCATTCCTCTTACCGAAGCTTCGAGAGATGCGAAAACATCGACTTCTTTTACGGACTTGGAACATACTATTAACGACACATTGGAAAACATAGAAATATGTCTTCAGGATCGCGAAGCAGCTGAAGAACGAATTGAAAAGCAAGAAATGGCAATAAAGAAAATTATCTCCAATACGcgtgaaaatataacaaaacatctTGATAATCTGGaaagaaaattattcaatgaGTTGTCAACAACATATTCATCTTGTAAGTCAAAATATGGAACGTTAAAGAACCAACTAAATAGACTTGAAAAGGAAATTAAACGCCTCAAGGGACAAACAACTAATCTAAAACGGTTTGCCCCCGACCTACACGTATTCCTGAGTACACAGCAGATGACTAAAGAGGTACACGAAGAAGTAAATGTGATTAAAGAAGCCATACGATCCGTTAGAAATTATGATATAGAAATTGAAATACACCAGGGGATTACTTCATTGCTAAAAGATGTCGACTGCTTTGCAAGGATTAAAGTGGACGAAAGTACCATCAGCTGTCCTTTTAAGGAAACAAAGATTGATCAAGCCCAAATACAAGTACAAACTAGAAAATCAGTTCATGATACAAGACTACAATTGAAAAAGAAGTTCACAATTAAGCAAACAGgaaataaaatgtacatttcaGGATGTATTATTTTGGCAAATGGGAACTTTTTGATTGCAGACTACGAAGGACTGAATAAATTATTGGAGTATAACGAAGACGGAAATTTTATCCGTGATATACAACTTTCTGCAAAGCCATATAATCTGACAACAATAGAAACTGATCAAATAGCAGTTTCTTACTCCACTCTATCCTACATCGAGGTTATAGATATAAAGCAAATGATCGTTCTAAAAAAAGTGAAATTCAAAAACAGTTGTTTGGGAATATCATACAGTGAAGGAAAGATTTTTGTTGTAGTGAATAATGAAGGAATTGTGGTCTTGGATATCGAAGGAACTATGCTTAATACAGTCAAGTGTACGCCTGGTGTTTATAATATAACAACGTGCAAAACCAGAATATACTACACACAATTAAAACCGAGCACGATTTACTGTTGCAGTAGAACTGGAGAGGAAATATGGAatttcaatgataattcatttgGATTTAGTGGAATTTCTACTGATCGTGATCAGAATGTTTTTGTAGTaggtaataaaattaataatcttATGGTGCTACAAGATGACGGGAAAGAAAGCAAAATCTTACTTAGTCGATCCGAAGGACTAGAAAAACCCTCACGTTTATGCTACAACAAGGAAAAGAACACCTTACTAGTGTGCAACTCCATTAATGGAAATGTGTTTTTATACAGTGTTATTTAG